In one window of Macadamia integrifolia cultivar HAES 741 chromosome 2, SCU_Mint_v3, whole genome shotgun sequence DNA:
- the LOC122066867 gene encoding bZIP transcription factor 12-like produces the protein MLSNRFQQQQQQQQQRQQQQAQQQPQQPQIDGSIVAFGNGVEGTGVIRGKRRVVDEPVDKVAQQRQRRMIKNRESAARSRERKQAYTVELESLVSQLEEENARLLKEQEDEKKKRLKQLMENVIPVLEKRRPRALRRARSV, from the exons ATGTTGAGTAATCGGTttcagcaacagcagcagcagcagcagcagcggcAGCAGCAACAAGCGCAACAGCAACCACAGCAGCCGCAGATTGATGGATCAATtgttgcatttggaaatggagtGGAGGGAACTGGTGTAATAAGGGGGAAAAGGCGAGTGGTGGACGAGCCGGTTGATAAAGTTGCGCAGCAGAGACAGAGGAGGATGATTAAGAACAGAGAATCTGCGGCCAGGTCGAGGGAACGGAAGCAG GCATACACTGTTGAGCTTGAGTCTCTAGTGTCACAGCTGGAAGAGGAGAACGCGAGACTTTTGAAAGAGCAG GAAGACGAGAAAAAGAAGAGGCTTAAGCAG CTCATGGAAAATGTGATCCCAGTACTGGAGAAGCGTAGACCACGTGCTCTTCGGAGAGCTCGTTCTGTGTAA